The following proteins are co-located in the Rhodococcus opacus B4 genome:
- the purH gene encoding bifunctional phosphoribosylaminoimidazolecarboxamide formyltransferase/IMP cyclohydrolase, whose translation MSERKAVRRALVSVYDKTGLVELATGLHKAGVELVSTGSTAAKIADAGIPVTPVEALTGFPECLEGRVKTLHPRVHAGVLADTRKPEHLAQLEELGIEAFQLVVVNLYPFTQTVASGATPDECVEQIDIGGPSMVRAAAKNHPSVAVVVDPARYDNVLTAIADGGFTLPERTALAAQAFQHTASYDVAVASWMTSTLVDSGDSQFPEWAGATWDRSAVLRYGENPHQAAALYVNSAAPAGLAQAEQLHGKEMSYNNYTDGDAAWRAAFDFSEPAVAIIKHANPCGIAVGADIAEAHRKAHACDPVSAYGGVIAANREITVEMAEQVAEIFTEVIIAPSYADGALGVLQRKKNVRVLLAQAPTATGIELRPVSGGALLQERDVLDAEGDDPANWTLAVGDAADEQTLKDLEFAWRACRSVKSNAILLAADGASVGVGMGQVNRVDSAHLAVQRAGDRVVGSVGASDAFFPFPDGLQVLANAGVKAVVQPGGSVRDNEVIDAAKEAGITMYLTGARHFAH comes from the coding sequence GTGAGTGAACGCAAGGCAGTACGCCGAGCGCTCGTCAGCGTCTACGACAAGACCGGTCTGGTCGAACTGGCTACGGGCCTGCACAAGGCAGGCGTCGAGCTTGTGTCGACAGGGTCGACGGCAGCGAAGATCGCCGACGCCGGCATCCCGGTCACCCCCGTCGAGGCGCTGACCGGCTTCCCCGAGTGCCTCGAGGGCCGCGTCAAGACCCTGCACCCGCGGGTGCACGCCGGTGTCCTCGCGGACACCCGGAAGCCGGAGCACCTCGCGCAGCTCGAGGAACTCGGCATCGAGGCATTCCAGCTGGTGGTCGTGAACCTGTACCCGTTCACCCAGACCGTCGCCTCGGGTGCGACGCCCGACGAATGCGTCGAGCAGATCGACATCGGCGGTCCGTCCATGGTGCGTGCCGCCGCGAAGAACCACCCGTCGGTGGCCGTCGTGGTGGATCCCGCTCGCTACGACAACGTGCTGACCGCGATCGCGGACGGCGGTTTCACACTGCCCGAGCGCACAGCCCTCGCAGCGCAGGCGTTCCAGCACACCGCGTCGTACGACGTCGCGGTCGCGAGCTGGATGACGTCCACGCTGGTGGACAGCGGCGACTCGCAGTTCCCCGAGTGGGCAGGCGCCACCTGGGACCGCTCGGCCGTCCTGCGCTACGGCGAGAACCCGCACCAGGCCGCGGCGCTCTACGTGAACTCCGCCGCCCCGGCCGGTCTGGCCCAGGCCGAGCAGCTGCACGGCAAGGAAATGTCGTACAACAACTACACCGACGGCGACGCGGCGTGGCGTGCGGCATTCGACTTCAGTGAGCCGGCGGTCGCGATCATCAAGCACGCGAACCCGTGCGGCATCGCGGTCGGAGCCGACATCGCCGAGGCGCACCGCAAGGCACACGCCTGCGACCCGGTCAGCGCATACGGCGGAGTCATCGCCGCGAACCGCGAGATCACCGTCGAGATGGCCGAGCAGGTCGCCGAGATCTTCACCGAGGTGATCATCGCCCCGTCGTACGCGGACGGCGCGCTCGGCGTGCTGCAGCGCAAGAAGAACGTCCGCGTCCTCCTCGCGCAGGCGCCCACCGCGACGGGAATCGAACTGCGTCCCGTGTCCGGTGGGGCGCTCCTCCAGGAGCGCGACGTGCTCGACGCCGAGGGCGACGATCCCGCCAACTGGACCCTCGCCGTCGGCGACGCCGCGGACGAGCAGACCCTGAAGGATCTCGAGTTCGCGTGGCGCGCGTGCCGTTCGGTGAAGTCCAACGCGATCCTGCTCGCTGCAGACGGCGCGTCGGTCGGGGTCGGCATGGGCCAGGTCAACCGCGTCGACTCCGCGCACCTCGCGGTGCAGCGGGCCGGTGACCGGGTGGTCGGGTCGGTGGGCGCGTCGGACGCTTTCTTCCCGTTCCCCGACGGACTCCAGGTCCTCGCGAACGCCGGTGTCAAGGCAGTCGTGCAGCCGGGTGGTTCCGTCCGCGACAACGAGGTGATCGATGCGGCCAAGGAAGCCGGCATCACCATGTACCTGACGGGTGCGCGGCACTTCGCGCACTAG
- a CDS encoding DUF559 domain-containing protein: MGEVQRPFRGSEALRDGRLTRHGLRTFRRLHRDVYVHRSVEVTALSRARAAWLWANGEAVLAGFSAAAVHGTRWIGGGEPATLIRRGSRRSVDGIDVRADALLPDEVCRVGEMLVTTPARTAFDLGRWLPVDRAVEVLDALCHDTGLRPAEISGVAGRHRGERGLASLREVVSLLDPGAESPPETRTRLVLIRGGLPAPTTQIPIADRSGRIFARADMGWVGWKVLVEYDGEQHWSDERQRTWDIERLERLAELGWVVVRVNAEQLRRRPQAIVARVRDRLRQAGAPV, translated from the coding sequence ATGGGGGAAGTTCAGCGGCCGTTCCGGGGGTCGGAAGCGCTACGAGACGGGCGGCTCACCCGCCACGGGTTACGGACCTTCCGGCGTCTGCATCGAGACGTGTACGTGCACAGAAGCGTCGAGGTGACAGCGCTCTCACGCGCACGCGCCGCCTGGCTGTGGGCGAACGGCGAAGCGGTCCTCGCGGGATTCTCCGCGGCCGCAGTGCACGGAACCCGGTGGATCGGAGGCGGCGAGCCGGCGACGCTCATCAGGCGAGGCAGCCGGCGATCTGTCGACGGCATCGACGTGCGCGCTGACGCCCTGCTTCCGGACGAAGTGTGCCGAGTGGGGGAGATGCTGGTCACCACCCCGGCGCGCACCGCATTCGACCTGGGCAGATGGCTGCCCGTCGACCGGGCCGTCGAGGTACTCGACGCCCTCTGCCACGACACCGGACTGCGCCCGGCGGAGATATCCGGGGTGGCCGGCAGACATCGGGGCGAACGCGGACTGGCGTCGCTGCGCGAGGTCGTTTCGCTGCTCGATCCCGGTGCCGAGTCCCCACCGGAGACGCGTACTCGCCTCGTCCTGATTCGAGGTGGGCTGCCCGCACCGACCACTCAGATTCCGATCGCGGACCGGTCCGGTCGCATCTTCGCCCGAGCAGACATGGGCTGGGTCGGGTGGAAGGTGCTCGTCGAGTACGACGGCGAGCAGCACTGGTCGGACGAGCGCCAGCGCACGTGGGACATCGAGCGCCTGGAACGGCTGGCCGAACTCGGATGGGTGGTGGTGCGGGTGAACGCGGAGCAGTTGCGCCGACGACCGCAGGCGATCGTCGCGCGGGTTCGGGACCGATTGCGGCAGGCAGGCGCCCCGGTGTGA
- a CDS encoding N-acetylmuramoyl-L-alanine amidase produces MNRFAIKAGLGACVLGASVLIPAQVSAEPAATATGTELSGMTVFLDPGHQGSSEGHDLTQQVNDGRGNTKDCQTSGMTSLGGVPEHTINWNVSQLVKSSLESLGAKVVLSRQDDTGWGGCIDERARAASESNADLAVSIHADSTAQGEDASKHGFHMIIPSLPIPDEKADAAQSGGGLEASKMMRDAYKSDGFVPANYAGVNDGLQTRADVAGPALTQVPLVFVEMGNGSNKEDSAQLESSDGQLKHAITITTGIVTYLLTGSEAAPAQELAAAPAATTIPEASEDSASSATTTTPKATTPKAAPKSTAPDSAQLSELMEMLAPLLEVEGLDGLKDLVNDKNLGLVSDLASTLLAVITGAGGN; encoded by the coding sequence ATGAACCGTTTTGCGATCAAGGCCGGCCTCGGCGCCTGCGTCCTGGGTGCGTCCGTGCTCATCCCTGCTCAGGTGTCGGCGGAACCCGCGGCCACGGCGACCGGCACCGAACTGTCCGGGATGACGGTGTTCCTCGACCCCGGGCATCAGGGTTCCAGCGAGGGCCACGACCTCACGCAGCAGGTGAACGACGGCCGGGGCAACACCAAGGACTGCCAGACGAGCGGCATGACGTCGCTGGGCGGGGTGCCCGAGCACACCATCAACTGGAACGTCTCCCAGCTGGTCAAGAGCAGCCTCGAGAGCCTCGGCGCGAAGGTCGTCCTGAGTCGTCAGGACGACACCGGCTGGGGCGGGTGCATCGACGAAAGAGCTCGTGCGGCAAGCGAATCGAACGCAGATCTGGCGGTGAGCATTCACGCGGACTCGACGGCGCAGGGTGAGGACGCGAGCAAGCACGGGTTCCACATGATCATCCCGTCGCTGCCCATCCCGGACGAGAAGGCGGACGCGGCGCAGTCCGGCGGCGGGCTCGAAGCGTCGAAGATGATGCGTGACGCCTACAAGTCCGACGGTTTCGTTCCCGCCAACTACGCGGGCGTGAACGACGGCCTCCAGACCCGCGCCGACGTGGCCGGGCCCGCACTGACCCAGGTTCCGCTGGTGTTCGTCGAGATGGGCAACGGGTCCAACAAGGAGGACTCCGCGCAGCTCGAGAGCTCCGACGGCCAGTTGAAGCACGCCATCACCATCACGACCGGCATCGTCACCTACCTGCTGACGGGGTCGGAGGCGGCACCGGCCCAGGAGCTGGCCGCGGCGCCGGCCGCGACCACCATACCCGAGGCGAGCGAGGACAGCGCGTCGTCGGCCACCACCACGACCCCGAAGGCGACCACCCCGAAGGCGGCACCGAAGTCGACGGCGCCGGACTCGGCGCAGCTGTCCGAGCTGATGGAGATGCTCGCGCCGCTGCTCGAGGTCGAGGGGCTGGACGGGCTGAAGGACCTCGTCAACGACAAGAACCTCGGGCTCGTGTCCGATCTGGCGAGCACGCTGCTGGCCGTGATCACCGGGGCCGGCGGGAACTGA
- a CDS encoding alpha/beta hydrolase codes for MPDTEITFASGAVTYYGSLRTPADANGSAPAALLLAGSGPTDRNGDSALLPGDIGTLRHLADVLEQHGMSSLRYDKIGSGDTALGPYEVDEVGGLGFTTFVDAASAGLDFLAAQPGVDPSQLIVIGHSDGGLVALALATAENESRVRAVGLLEPLSVRLLDLLTTQIHGQLDAVVGAGQLPVELADELRLALADTVESLRTSGTIPDDLPEPLQNAGLVHANAKALAEEDALDPRALAGRLPAGFPVLTSCSAKDIQVQLADVDGLNDALAHTALTPVRMTNANHVLKDVGDRPSTGPDYVEPLPYSAEFTGPFARWIASL; via the coding sequence ATGCCTGACACCGAGATCACCTTCGCCAGCGGTGCCGTCACCTATTACGGCAGCCTCCGAACGCCCGCCGACGCGAACGGGTCGGCGCCCGCCGCGCTGCTCCTCGCCGGCAGCGGTCCCACCGACCGCAACGGCGACAGCGCCCTGCTCCCCGGTGACATCGGAACCCTGCGTCACCTCGCCGACGTGCTCGAACAGCACGGCATGTCGAGCCTGCGCTACGACAAGATCGGCAGCGGCGACACCGCGCTCGGCCCGTACGAGGTGGACGAGGTCGGCGGTCTCGGCTTCACCACCTTCGTCGACGCCGCGTCCGCAGGCCTGGACTTCCTGGCCGCCCAGCCCGGGGTCGACCCGTCACAGCTGATCGTCATCGGGCACAGCGACGGCGGACTCGTCGCCCTCGCGCTCGCCACCGCGGAGAACGAGTCGCGGGTGCGCGCCGTCGGTCTGCTCGAACCGCTGAGCGTCCGGCTCCTCGACCTGCTCACCACGCAGATCCACGGACAGCTCGACGCCGTCGTCGGCGCCGGACAGCTGCCGGTGGAGCTGGCCGACGAACTGCGGCTCGCGCTCGCGGACACCGTCGAATCGCTCCGCACGTCGGGCACGATCCCCGACGACCTGCCGGAACCCCTGCAGAACGCCGGGCTCGTCCACGCCAACGCCAAGGCCCTCGCAGAGGAGGACGCGCTCGACCCCCGGGCACTGGCCGGCCGGCTGCCCGCCGGTTTCCCGGTGCTCACCAGCTGCTCCGCCAAGGACATCCAGGTGCAACTCGCGGACGTCGACGGCCTGAACGACGCCCTCGCGCACACCGCGCTGACGCCGGTGCGGATGACGAACGCCAACCACGTCCTCAAGGACGTCGGCGACCGTCCGTCCACCGGGCCGGATTACGTGGAACCACTGCCCTACTCGGCGGAGTTCACCGGACCGTTCGCCAGGTGGATCGCGTCGCTGTGA
- a CDS encoding sigma 54-interacting transcriptional regulator: MTSSEHRPSTVGELRESGHVQRTVKEEIRENLLAALRDGRDPWPGIVGFEETVEPQLERALIAGHDVVLLGERGQGKTRLLRTLNLLLDEWTPVIAGSELGEHPYEPITPASIRRAQELGDSLPVAWRHRSERYSEKLATPDTSVADLVGDVDPVKVAEGRSLGDPETIHFGLVPRAHRGIVAINELPDLAERIQVSLLNVMEERDIQVRGYTLRLPLDVLMVASANPEDYTNRGRIITPLKDRFGAEIRTHYPTRLDDEVAVILQEAHLTAEVPEYLLEILARFTRLLRESTSVDQRSGVSARFAVAGAETVSAAAVHRGAVLGEADPVARPVDLETVVDVLRGKVEFESGEEGREIEVLEHLLRRATADTVRTRLGGIDLAELVDAVEQGDPVVTGERITAKALLNELPELEVLDVLAERLGAESDGERAAAAEFALEGLYLARRISKNPDINGQTVYS; this comes from the coding sequence GTGACGTCATCGGAACACAGACCTTCCACCGTCGGCGAGCTCCGCGAGTCGGGCCACGTTCAACGCACCGTCAAGGAAGAGATCCGCGAGAACCTGCTCGCGGCGCTCCGCGACGGCCGCGATCCGTGGCCCGGCATCGTCGGTTTCGAAGAGACGGTGGAACCCCAGCTCGAACGAGCACTCATCGCAGGTCACGATGTGGTTTTGCTCGGCGAACGGGGCCAGGGCAAGACCCGCCTCCTCCGCACCCTCAATCTGCTCCTCGACGAATGGACCCCGGTGATCGCCGGTTCCGAACTCGGGGAGCATCCCTATGAGCCCATCACCCCGGCATCGATCCGCAGGGCGCAGGAATTGGGTGACAGCCTGCCCGTCGCGTGGCGGCACCGCAGTGAGCGGTACTCGGAGAAGCTCGCGACCCCCGACACGTCGGTGGCGGACCTGGTCGGCGACGTGGATCCGGTCAAGGTCGCGGAGGGCCGCAGTCTCGGCGACCCGGAGACCATCCACTTCGGTCTCGTCCCCCGCGCGCACCGGGGCATCGTCGCCATCAACGAGCTGCCCGACCTCGCCGAACGCATCCAGGTGTCGCTGCTCAACGTCATGGAGGAACGCGACATCCAGGTCCGCGGGTACACCCTCCGGCTACCGCTGGACGTCCTCATGGTGGCCAGTGCGAACCCGGAGGACTACACGAACCGCGGTCGCATCATCACCCCGCTGAAGGACCGGTTCGGCGCGGAGATCCGGACGCACTACCCGACGCGTCTCGACGACGAGGTCGCGGTCATCCTCCAGGAGGCGCACCTCACCGCAGAGGTGCCCGAGTATCTTCTCGAGATCCTGGCCCGGTTCACCCGGCTGCTCCGCGAGTCGACGTCGGTCGATCAGCGGTCGGGGGTGTCCGCCCGCTTCGCGGTGGCCGGCGCCGAAACCGTCAGTGCGGCTGCGGTGCATCGCGGCGCGGTGCTCGGTGAGGCCGACCCGGTCGCGCGGCCGGTCGACCTCGAGACCGTCGTCGACGTGCTGCGGGGCAAGGTGGAATTCGAATCCGGTGAGGAGGGACGCGAGATCGAGGTGCTCGAGCACCTGCTCCGGCGGGCGACGGCCGACACGGTCCGCACCCGGCTCGGCGGCATCGACCTCGCCGAACTCGTGGATGCCGTCGAGCAGGGCGACCCGGTGGTCACCGGCGAACGGATCACGGCGAAGGCACTGCTGAACGAACTGCCCGAACTCGAGGTCCTCGACGTGCTCGCCGAGCGTCTGGGCGCGGAGTCCGACGGCGAGCGGGCCGCGGCGGCCGAGTTCGCGCTCGAGGGGCTGTACCTGGCGCGGCGGATCTCCAAGAACCCGGACATCAACGGGCAGACGGTGTATTCGTAA
- a CDS encoding vWA domain-containing protein, with amino-acid sequence MSRKAERGPHNARYGPYEGGDPLAAPVDLREALAAIGDDVFAGSSPRQALREMLRRGNRDMRGLDELAAEANRRRRELLKRNNLNGTLEEVRELLDRAVLEERKTLARALDDDARFSEMRLEELSPSTAQAVQELAGYDWRSSEARADYEKIRDLLGREVLDQRFAGMKQALEGATEADRQAIREMLEDLNDLLDKHSRGEDTQEQFDEFMNKHGEYFPENPRNVEELLDSLAQRAAAAQRLRNSLSQEQRDELDALAQQAFGDPSLIGQLDRLDQHLQAARPGEDWQGAQRFRGDDGMGLGEGTGALQDIAELESLAEQLSQQYAGAQLDDIDAEALARQLGDEAAADAQTLAELEKALRDQGFFDRGADGQWRLSPKAMRQLGQTALRDVAQQLSSRGGQRETRRAGAMGEPTGASREWEFGDTEPWDVTRTITNAVLRASSDPAERGRVPVRLSVADVEVMETEQRTQAAVALLVDTSFSMVMEGRWVPMKRTALALNHLVSTRFRSDELQLISFGRHAQVLTPSELAGLDGAWDQGTNLHHALLLAARHLRRHPNAQPVVLIVTDGEPTAHLEPDGFAYFDYPPSARTLGLTVRELDTLARLGAHVTFFRLGEDPGLARVVDRMAERVGGRVVAPGLDGLGAAVVSDYMRRRR; translated from the coding sequence ATGTCCCGCAAGGCGGAACGCGGGCCGCACAATGCGCGGTACGGGCCGTACGAGGGCGGTGATCCGCTGGCGGCGCCGGTGGACCTGCGCGAGGCCCTCGCGGCGATCGGTGACGACGTGTTCGCGGGCAGTTCGCCTCGGCAGGCGCTGCGCGAGATGCTGCGGCGCGGCAACCGGGACATGCGCGGGCTGGACGAGCTTGCGGCCGAGGCCAATCGGCGGCGCCGCGAACTGCTGAAGCGGAACAACCTGAACGGCACCCTCGAAGAGGTCCGGGAACTCCTCGACCGCGCGGTGCTCGAGGAACGCAAGACCCTGGCCCGCGCGCTCGACGACGACGCCCGGTTCTCCGAGATGCGCCTCGAGGAACTGTCGCCGTCCACCGCGCAGGCCGTGCAGGAACTCGCCGGCTACGACTGGCGCAGTTCCGAAGCCCGTGCCGACTACGAGAAGATCCGCGACCTGCTGGGCCGCGAGGTGCTGGACCAGCGGTTCGCCGGCATGAAGCAGGCGCTCGAGGGTGCTACCGAGGCGGACCGTCAGGCGATCCGCGAGATGCTGGAAGACCTCAACGACCTGCTCGACAAGCATTCCCGCGGCGAGGACACCCAGGAGCAGTTCGACGAGTTCATGAACAAACACGGGGAATATTTCCCCGAGAACCCGCGCAACGTCGAGGAACTGCTCGACTCGCTGGCGCAGCGCGCGGCGGCGGCGCAGCGGTTGCGGAACTCGCTGTCGCAGGAACAGCGCGACGAACTCGACGCGCTCGCGCAACAGGCATTCGGCGACCCGTCGCTGATAGGACAGCTGGACCGCCTCGACCAGCACCTGCAGGCCGCGCGCCCCGGCGAGGACTGGCAGGGCGCGCAGCGGTTCCGCGGCGACGACGGCATGGGTCTCGGCGAGGGCACCGGGGCCTTGCAGGACATCGCGGAACTCGAGTCGCTCGCCGAACAACTGTCGCAGCAGTACGCGGGTGCGCAACTCGACGACATCGACGCGGAGGCCCTGGCCCGGCAACTGGGCGACGAGGCGGCGGCGGATGCGCAGACCCTCGCCGAACTCGAGAAGGCCCTGCGGGACCAGGGTTTCTTCGATCGCGGCGCGGACGGTCAATGGCGGCTGTCGCCCAAGGCGATGCGTCAACTCGGCCAGACGGCACTGCGGGACGTGGCGCAGCAACTGTCTTCACGGGGCGGGCAACGGGAGACGCGCCGAGCCGGGGCGATGGGGGAGCCGACCGGGGCGTCCCGCGAGTGGGAGTTCGGCGACACCGAGCCGTGGGACGTCACGCGCACCATCACCAACGCGGTGCTGCGGGCGTCGTCCGATCCGGCCGAACGCGGTCGCGTGCCGGTCCGGTTGTCCGTCGCGGACGTCGAGGTGATGGAGACCGAGCAGCGGACGCAGGCGGCGGTCGCGTTGCTGGTCGACACGTCGTTCTCGATGGTGATGGAGGGGCGGTGGGTGCCGATGAAACGCACCGCACTCGCGCTGAATCACCTGGTGAGCACACGGTTCCGCAGCGACGAACTGCAGCTCATCTCGTTCGGGCGGCACGCGCAGGTGCTGACGCCGTCGGAGTTGGCGGGCCTGGACGGCGCCTGGGACCAGGGCACCAACCTGCACCACGCGCTGCTGCTGGCCGCCCGGCATCTGCGTCGGCACCCCAACGCCCAGCCGGTGGTCCTGATCGTGACGGACGGTGAGCCGACCGCGCATCTGGAGCCGGACGGGTTCGCCTATTTCGACTACCCGCCGAGCGCCCGGACCCTCGGTCTGACGGTCCGGGAACTCGACACCCTCGCCCGGCTCGGCGCCCACGTCACGTTCTTCCGGCTCGGTGAGGATCCCGGTCTCGCGCGGGTGGTGGACCGGATGGCCGAGCGCGTCGGCGGTCGCGTCGTGGCGCCCGGTCTGGACGGTCTCGGCGCCGCGGTCGTGAGCGACTACATGCGTCGCAGGCGCTAG
- a CDS encoding agmatine deiminase family protein: protein MTWRMPAEGELHERTWMAYPSEGYSLGDTPEEHHEARTTWAEVAHAVARFEPVTVVVDPGQVAAAKKYLSADIGIVEAPLNDAWMRDIGPTFVLSEDGRLGGVDWIFNGWGGQDWAQWDKDSKIGALVVERSGAELVDSPIVNEGGGIQVDGLGTVLVTETVQLDPGRNPNLSKADIEAELARTIGATKVIWLPRGLTRDSDTYGTRGHVDIVAAIPSPGVVLVHDQRNPEHPDFEVSKAVIDVLKQTTDARGESWEIITVPAPQILRDEEGFVDYSYINHFVVNGGVIACSFDDPADEEAVAILSAAYPGRTVVPVDARPLFARGGGIHCITQHQPACASHP, encoded by the coding sequence ATGACCTGGCGCATGCCCGCGGAAGGCGAACTGCACGAACGCACCTGGATGGCCTATCCCAGTGAGGGCTACTCCCTGGGCGACACCCCCGAGGAGCACCACGAGGCCCGCACCACCTGGGCCGAGGTGGCGCACGCGGTCGCCCGATTCGAACCCGTCACCGTCGTCGTCGACCCCGGCCAGGTAGCGGCGGCGAAGAAGTATCTCTCCGCCGACATCGGCATCGTCGAGGCACCCCTGAACGACGCCTGGATGCGCGACATCGGACCCACGTTCGTGCTGTCCGAGGACGGACGCCTCGGCGGCGTCGACTGGATCTTCAACGGCTGGGGCGGCCAGGACTGGGCGCAGTGGGACAAGGACTCGAAGATCGGTGCCCTGGTGGTCGAGCGGTCCGGGGCCGAACTCGTCGACTCGCCGATCGTCAACGAGGGCGGCGGCATCCAGGTCGACGGCCTCGGCACCGTCCTGGTCACCGAGACCGTGCAACTCGACCCCGGCCGCAACCCGAACCTGTCGAAGGCCGACATCGAGGCGGAACTCGCCCGCACGATCGGTGCCACCAAGGTGATCTGGCTGCCGCGCGGACTGACCCGCGACTCCGACACCTACGGCACCCGCGGGCACGTCGACATCGTCGCCGCCATCCCGTCGCCGGGCGTCGTCCTCGTGCACGACCAGCGCAACCCCGAACACCCCGACTTCGAGGTCAGCAAGGCCGTCATCGACGTGCTGAAGCAGACCACGGACGCCCGCGGTGAGTCGTGGGAGATCATCACCGTCCCCGCGCCGCAGATCCTGCGCGACGAGGAGGGCTTCGTCGACTACAGCTACATCAACCATTTCGTCGTCAACGGCGGCGTCATCGCGTGCAGCTTCGACGATCCCGCGGACGAGGAAGCGGTCGCGATCCTGTCGGCCGCCTACCCCGGACGCACGGTCGTGCCGGTCGACGCCCGCCCGCTCTTCGCCCGCGGCGGCGGCATCCACTGCATCACCCAGCACCAGCCAGCGTGTGCTTCGCACCCGTGA
- a CDS encoding nitrilase-related carbon-nitrogen hydrolase — MLTITALTPPESLARTRETARTPLRVGLVQHRWHENEQDLRAELDAGIAEAAKLGARVVFLPELTLSRYPAFVEGGENPGRNAEDLLTGPTFTFAAKAAAEHGVLVHASLYERNDSEDGVQFEDGLGFNTAILVAPSGELLARTRKLHIPVTAGYYEDTYFRGGPAENPYPVHSPDALGGVKLGLPTCWDEWFPEVARAYSLGGADILVYPTAIGSEPDHPQFDTQPLWQQVIVGNGIANGTFMVVPNRHGGEGLITFYGSSFISDPYGRILAQAPRDESAVLVADLDLQQREDWLALFPFLATRRPDTYGVLTEPVDHAAPFGRN, encoded by the coding sequence ATGTTGACGATCACCGCCCTCACCCCTCCCGAGTCCCTGGCGCGGACCCGCGAGACCGCACGCACCCCACTCCGCGTCGGACTCGTCCAGCACCGCTGGCACGAGAACGAGCAGGATCTGCGGGCCGAACTCGACGCGGGCATTGCCGAGGCCGCGAAGCTCGGGGCGCGCGTGGTGTTTCTCCCCGAACTCACGCTGAGCCGGTACCCCGCCTTCGTCGAAGGCGGCGAGAACCCCGGCCGCAACGCGGAGGACCTTCTCACCGGGCCGACGTTCACGTTCGCCGCCAAGGCCGCCGCCGAACACGGCGTCCTCGTCCACGCGTCCCTGTACGAGCGCAACGACTCCGAGGACGGCGTGCAGTTCGAGGACGGGCTCGGTTTCAACACCGCCATCCTCGTCGCCCCCTCCGGAGAACTGCTCGCGCGCACCCGCAAGCTGCACATCCCCGTCACCGCCGGCTACTACGAGGACACCTACTTCCGCGGCGGCCCCGCCGAGAACCCGTACCCCGTCCACAGCCCCGACGCGCTCGGCGGCGTCAAGCTCGGACTGCCCACCTGCTGGGACGAATGGTTCCCCGAGGTCGCCCGCGCCTACTCGCTCGGCGGCGCCGACATCCTGGTGTACCCCACCGCGATCGGCTCCGAGCCCGACCACCCGCAGTTCGACACCCAGCCGCTGTGGCAGCAGGTGATCGTCGGCAACGGCATCGCGAACGGCACGTTCATGGTGGTACCCAACCGCCACGGCGGCGAAGGCCTCATCACGTTCTACGGCTCGTCGTTCATCTCCGACCCCTACGGCCGCATCCTCGCGCAGGCCCCCCGCGACGAATCCGCGGTGCTGGTCGCCGACCTCGACCTCCAGCAGCGCGAGGACTGGCTTGCGCTGTTCCCGTTCCTGGCGACCCGGCGCCCGGACACGTACGGCGTCCTCACCGAGCCCGTCGACCACGCCGCCCCGTTCGGGAGGAACTGA
- a CDS encoding TetR/AcrR family transcriptional regulator produces MPRPSQRLLSPEIITEAAMRMVDLTGDFTMPGLAERLKVRPSSLYNHVSGRAEIIELMRARMMAGIVVADPDGKWSETVAGLAREYRRNYAEHPRLIPLFTAHTVQSGVAFALYNALAQAFSDGGFTPEEILHAITTVDSFVLGSALDLAAPEVVWATAPEANESMRAALATSGPNPGRADAAFEFGLRTLIAGLVAQAPNEP; encoded by the coding sequence ATGCCACGGCCATCGCAGCGACTGCTGTCGCCGGAGATCATCACCGAAGCCGCCATGCGCATGGTGGACCTCACGGGTGATTTCACGATGCCGGGTCTCGCCGAACGGCTGAAGGTGCGGCCCTCCTCGCTGTACAACCACGTGTCCGGGAGGGCGGAGATCATCGAACTGATGCGTGCCCGCATGATGGCGGGCATCGTGGTGGCGGACCCCGACGGCAAGTGGAGCGAGACGGTGGCCGGCCTGGCGCGCGAATATCGGCGCAACTACGCCGAGCATCCTCGGCTGATTCCTCTGTTCACCGCGCACACAGTGCAGTCCGGTGTGGCATTCGCTCTGTACAACGCTCTGGCTCAGGCATTCTCGGACGGCGGCTTCACGCCCGAGGAGATTTTGCACGCCATCACGACGGTCGACAGTTTCGTGCTGGGGTCGGCGCTGGACCTCGCCGCACCCGAGGTGGTCTGGGCGACCGCCCCGGAGGCGAACGAGTCCATGCGGGCCGCCCTGGCCACGTCCGGGCCGAACCCCGGACGGGCCGATGCAGCTTTCGAGTTCGGGCTGCGGACGCTTATCGCTGGCTTGGTGGCGCAGGCTCCGAACGAGCCGTGA